The following proteins come from a genomic window of Salvia hispanica cultivar TCC Black 2014 chromosome 4, UniMelb_Shisp_WGS_1.0, whole genome shotgun sequence:
- the LOC125222790 gene encoding nodulin homeobox-like isoform X4: MRASNEASTSIELANSLFRGRSEVTLDLIAAVKGLHELSPQQLGKLIKDSGNNVVRHIAEDGSCIQVDLEKFARYLPLHLIAVIMAWERDKSTFKYLLCGILLLHSMCDLASRVPKIEQILLDDVKISEQLIDLVFYLLVLLGAYKQETHTIPNDMVLLHSALVACSLKLLTVIVSPQYQEVAQVLTAYYKVDIFMEAAFSAVCVDVKFLQTKLSAQHGDSSGSASPTAEETLNHLCQQCDSSLQFLQSLCQQKLFRECVVKNKELCGNGGVLVLVQAVMNLKLSGSDNTSSYLAATSRLKSKALSILLHLCEAESVSYLDEVASNTASQDLAKSVGLEVLDLLKKLFGIDSTQLNAPSEVSYPKGQLELNAMRLADVFSDDSNFRSFIMINFREALAAIFLLPHGEFVSGWCSSDLLVSEEDAPLDVPRSSYAHQRTSLLIKVIANLHCFNPDVCQDEKDLFLNKFIQFIQNDYQKLSDGFLSTSEADKVSTVSKNLCSLLSHAESLVPEFLNEDDVQLLRLFISQFESRIVRAASEGHLVNGTLNLGFREVDQFDATRNGDEQFFDRKNSGMMEQDKSNGASVNSRDNEKDAQAFDTSGSDSSPTRGKIHFDQMGVDRIKRHSFDETAEEEKIDPLHSEEKQQRKRKRTVMNDKQIALIESALIDEPDMHRNAPVLRLWADKLSIHGAEVTTSRLKNWLNNRKARLARAAKDARVSYDGDSADRLGISGQLDSPRSSMDDAHISFSARGNIADEVTNIAVVANADEDLGTPCAAPMDIEVTDIEVVANTDEDLGTSRAAPMDIEVPDIEVVAETDEDLGTSRAAPTDIATPSLSFGLGQYVMLVDERGGEVGKGVVFQISGQWCGKSLYNSGMCVVDIKELSVDKSSNVLHPVEGTCDSFYQTEERFGLIRVLWDVNKVFLYFQPGEYVMLRGDKQQEIGKGTVFQARGYWNGVYLEQSGMCVVDIKKLSIDRFADLPHPVEATGNSFYQSQKRIGVMRVLWDSNKLSRLQAYKRAHA, from the exons ATGAGGGCATCGAACGAAGCTTCCACCAGCATTGAGCTGGCGAACAGTTTATTTCGAGGCCGATCTGAGGTG ACACTTGATTTAATTGCTGCGGTCAAGGGACTGCATGAGCTTAGTCCTCAACAGCTTGGCAAACTAATCAAAGATTCTGGGAACAATGTGGTCAGGCACATTGCTGAGGATGGATCATGTATACAG GTTGACTTGGAAAAATTTGCAAGGTATCTTCCTCTTCATCTTATTGCAGTGATTATGGCTTGGGAAAGGGACAAATCAACATTCAAGTATTTGTTATGTGGAATTCTTCTCTTGCACTCCATGTGTGATCTTGCCTCTCGGGTACCCAAAATTGAGCAG ATATTGCTTGATGATGTGAAGATATCAGAACAGCTAATTGACCTGGTCTTTTATCTGCTAGTTCTCCTTGGTGCATACAAACAG GAAACTCACACCATTCCCAATGACATGGTTCTTCTTCATTCAGCTCTGGTTGCTTGCAGTCTAAAATTGTTGACAGTCATTGTTTCTCCACAGTACCAAGAGGTTGCTCAAGTTTTGACTGCATATTACAAG GTGGACATATTCATGGAGGCAGCATTCTCTGCTGTTTGTGTTGATGTCAAGTTTCTGCAGACCAAACTGTCTGCTCAACATGGCGATTCATCTGGAAGTGCTTCCCCTACTGCTGAAGAGACCTTGAATCACCTTTGCCAGCAGTGTGATTCTTCTCTTCAATTTCTACAGTCCCTGTGTCAGCAAAAGTTGTTTCGGGAATGCGTTGTTAAGAACAAG GAGTTATGTGGCAATGGTGGTGTTCTTGTTCTGGTTCAGGCCGTCATGAACTTAAAGTTATCAGGCTCAGACAATACCTCCTCGTACTTGGCTGCTACCTCTCGTCTAAAATCTAAAGCTTTATCTATT CTTTTGCACCTTTGTGAAGCAGAAAGTGTATCCTACCTTGATGAGGTGGCCAGCAATACTGCTAGTCAGGATTTGGCAAAGTCTGTCGGACTCGAG GTTCTTGACTTGCTGAAAAAACTGTTTGGTATAGATTCCACACAGTTAAATGCTCCCTCTGAGGTAAGCTACCCAAAGGGGCAACTGGAACTTAATGCAATGCGCCTGGCAGATGTTTTCTCAGATGATTCAAATTTTCGATCGTTCATCATGATAAATTTT AGGGAAGCTTTAGCAGCAATCTTTCTACTCCCTCATGGAGAGTTTGTATCTGGCTGGTGCTCATCTGATCTTCTAGTTTCTGAAGAGGATGCGCCATTAGA TGTTCCTCGGTCGTCTTATGCCCATCAGAGAACGTCTTTGTTGATTAAAGTGATTGCAAACCTTCATTGCTTTAATCCTGATGTATGCCAGG ATGAGAAAGATCTGTTTCTCAACAAGTTCATTCAGTTCATACAGAATGACTATCAGAAACTGTCAGATGGGTTCCTCTCTACTTCCGAAGCTGACAAAGTTTCCACAGTTAGCAAGAACTTAT GTTCACTGTTAAGTCATGCAGAATCTTTAGTTCCAGAATTTTTGAATGAAGATGATGTACAGCTGCTGAG GTTATTTATAAGTCAATTTGAGTCGCGGATCGTTCGTGCTGCATCTGAAGGTCATCTGGTCAAT GGCACACTGAACCTTGGTTTCCGAGAAGTGGATCAATTTGATGCAACCAGGAATGGGGATGAGCAATTTTTTGATAGGAAGAACTCTGGGATGATGGAGCAGGACAAATCCAATGGGGCCTCTGTAAATTCGCGAGATAATGAGAAAGATGCTCAAGCTTTTGATACAAGTGGGTCAGATTCCAGCCCCACACGAGGAAAGATCCACTTTGATCAAATGGGTGTTGATCGTATCAAGCGACATAGCTTTGACGAAACTGCTGAAGAGGAAAAAATCGATCCTCTACATTCTGAAGAGAAGCAGCAAAGGAAACGCAAGAGAACTGTAATGAATGATAAACAGATAGCTCTTATTGAATCTGCACTTATAGATGAACCTGATATGCACCGCAATGCACCTGTACTACGGTTGTGGGCTGATAAATTGAGTATTCAT GGTGCCGAGGTTACAACTTCAAGGCTAAAAAATTG GCTGAATAATCGGAAAGCTAGGCTGGCACGTGCAGCTAAAGATGCCCGTGTATCATATGATGGAGACAGTGCTGACAGACTAGGAATCTCTGGGCAACTTGACTCACCCCGGAGCTCTATGGATGATGCCCATATCTCATTTTCTGCAAGAGGGAACATTGCTGATGAGGTTACCAACATTGCAGTAGTAGCTAATGCGGACGAAGACTTGGGGACTCCATGTGCTGCACCTATGGATATTGAGGTTACAGACATTGAAGTGGTAGCTAATACGGACGAAGACTTGGGGACTTCACGTGCTGCACCTATGGATATTGAGGTTCCAGACATTGAAGTGGTAGCTGAAACGGACGAAGACTTGGGGACTTCACGTGCTGCACCTACGGATATTGCAACACCAAGCTTGTCCTTCGGACTGGGGCAATATGTAATGCTTGTTGACGAGAGAGGGGGGGAGGTTGGGAAAGGTGTAGTGTTTCAAATTAGTGGACAATGGTGTGGGAAAAGCTTGTATAATTCTGGCATGTGCGTTGTGGACATCAAGGAACTCTCAGTCGACAAAAGTTCCAACGTTCTACACCCTGTGGAGGGCACATGCGACTCATTTTATCAGACTGAAGAAAGATTTGGTTTGATACGAGTCTTGTGGGATGTGAACAAAGTCTTTCTCTACTTTCAGCCCGGGGAATACGTGATGCTTCGGGGCGATAAACAACAGGAGATTGGGAAGGGCACGGTTTTTCAAGCACGTGGGTATTGGAATGGGGTGTATTTGGAACAATCTGGGATGTGCGTGGTTGACATCAAGAAATTATCAATCGATAGATTTGCTGACCTTCCGCATCCAGTGGAAGCAACGGGCAACTCGTTCTATCAGTCTCAGAAAAGGATTGGTGTGATGAGAGTTCTGTGGGATTCAAACAAACTCTCCCGGTTGCAAGCTTACAAACGGGCTCATGCTTGA
- the LOC125222790 gene encoding nodulin homeobox-like isoform X1 — protein MRASNEASTSIELANSLFRGRSEVTLDLIAAVKGLHELSPQQLGKLIKDSGNNVVRHIAEDGSCIQVDLEKFARYLPLHLIAVIMAWERDKSTFKYLLCGILLLHSMCDLASRVPKIEQILLDDVKISEQLIDLVFYLLVLLGAYKQETHTIPNDMVLLHSALVACSLKLLTVIVSPQYQEVAQVLTAYYKVDIFMEAAFSAVCVDVKFLQTKLSAQHGDSSGSASPTAEETLNHLCQQCDSSLQFLQSLCQQKLFRECVVKNKELCGNGGVLVLVQAVMNLKLSGSDNTSSYLAATSRLKSKALSILLHLCEAESVSYLDEVASNTASQDLAKSVGLEVLDLLKKLFGIDSTQLNAPSEVSYPKGQLELNAMRLADVFSDDSNFRSFIMINFREALAAIFLLPHGEFVSGWCSSDLLVSEEDAPLDVPRSSYAHQRTSLLIKVIANLHCFNPDVCQDEKDLFLNKFIQFIQNDYQKLSDGFLSTSEADKVSTVSKNLCSLLSHAESLVPEFLNEDDVQLLRLFISQFESRIVRAASEGHLVNDEKNAVVYSLPLHREISPGHGNNVVNMGQGTLNLGFREVDQFDATRNGDEQFFDRKNSGMMEQDKSNGASVNSRDNEKDAQAFDTSGSDSSPTRGKIHFDQMGVDRIKRHSFDETAEEEKIDPLHSEEKQQRKRKRTVMNDKQIALIESALIDEPDMHRNAPVLRLWADKLSIHGAEVTTSRLKNWLNNRKARLARAAKDARVSYDGDSADRLGISGQLDSPRSSMDDAHISFSARGNIADEVTNIAVVANADEDLGTPCAAPMDIEVTDIEVVANTDEDLGTSRAAPMDIEVPDIEVVAETDEDLGTSRAAPTDIATPSLSFGLGQYVMLVDERGGEVGKGVVFQISGQWCGKSLYNSGMCVVDIKELSVDKSSNVLHPVEGTCDSFYQTEERFGLIRVLWDVNKVFLYFQPGEYVMLRGDKQQEIGKGTVFQARGYWNGVYLEQSGMCVVDIKKLSIDRFADLPHPVEATGNSFYQSQKRIGVMRVLWDSNKLSRLQAYKRAHA, from the exons ATGAGGGCATCGAACGAAGCTTCCACCAGCATTGAGCTGGCGAACAGTTTATTTCGAGGCCGATCTGAGGTG ACACTTGATTTAATTGCTGCGGTCAAGGGACTGCATGAGCTTAGTCCTCAACAGCTTGGCAAACTAATCAAAGATTCTGGGAACAATGTGGTCAGGCACATTGCTGAGGATGGATCATGTATACAG GTTGACTTGGAAAAATTTGCAAGGTATCTTCCTCTTCATCTTATTGCAGTGATTATGGCTTGGGAAAGGGACAAATCAACATTCAAGTATTTGTTATGTGGAATTCTTCTCTTGCACTCCATGTGTGATCTTGCCTCTCGGGTACCCAAAATTGAGCAG ATATTGCTTGATGATGTGAAGATATCAGAACAGCTAATTGACCTGGTCTTTTATCTGCTAGTTCTCCTTGGTGCATACAAACAG GAAACTCACACCATTCCCAATGACATGGTTCTTCTTCATTCAGCTCTGGTTGCTTGCAGTCTAAAATTGTTGACAGTCATTGTTTCTCCACAGTACCAAGAGGTTGCTCAAGTTTTGACTGCATATTACAAG GTGGACATATTCATGGAGGCAGCATTCTCTGCTGTTTGTGTTGATGTCAAGTTTCTGCAGACCAAACTGTCTGCTCAACATGGCGATTCATCTGGAAGTGCTTCCCCTACTGCTGAAGAGACCTTGAATCACCTTTGCCAGCAGTGTGATTCTTCTCTTCAATTTCTACAGTCCCTGTGTCAGCAAAAGTTGTTTCGGGAATGCGTTGTTAAGAACAAG GAGTTATGTGGCAATGGTGGTGTTCTTGTTCTGGTTCAGGCCGTCATGAACTTAAAGTTATCAGGCTCAGACAATACCTCCTCGTACTTGGCTGCTACCTCTCGTCTAAAATCTAAAGCTTTATCTATT CTTTTGCACCTTTGTGAAGCAGAAAGTGTATCCTACCTTGATGAGGTGGCCAGCAATACTGCTAGTCAGGATTTGGCAAAGTCTGTCGGACTCGAG GTTCTTGACTTGCTGAAAAAACTGTTTGGTATAGATTCCACACAGTTAAATGCTCCCTCTGAGGTAAGCTACCCAAAGGGGCAACTGGAACTTAATGCAATGCGCCTGGCAGATGTTTTCTCAGATGATTCAAATTTTCGATCGTTCATCATGATAAATTTT AGGGAAGCTTTAGCAGCAATCTTTCTACTCCCTCATGGAGAGTTTGTATCTGGCTGGTGCTCATCTGATCTTCTAGTTTCTGAAGAGGATGCGCCATTAGA TGTTCCTCGGTCGTCTTATGCCCATCAGAGAACGTCTTTGTTGATTAAAGTGATTGCAAACCTTCATTGCTTTAATCCTGATGTATGCCAGG ATGAGAAAGATCTGTTTCTCAACAAGTTCATTCAGTTCATACAGAATGACTATCAGAAACTGTCAGATGGGTTCCTCTCTACTTCCGAAGCTGACAAAGTTTCCACAGTTAGCAAGAACTTAT GTTCACTGTTAAGTCATGCAGAATCTTTAGTTCCAGAATTTTTGAATGAAGATGATGTACAGCTGCTGAG GTTATTTATAAGTCAATTTGAGTCGCGGATCGTTCGTGCTGCATCTGAAGGTCATCTGGTCAAT GATGAGAAAAATGCAGTGGTGTATTCTTTACCCTTACACAGAGAAATAAGCCCAGGTCATGGAAATAATGTTGTCAACATGGGACAGGGCACACTGAACCTTGGTTTCCGAGAAGTGGATCAATTTGATGCAACCAGGAATGGGGATGAGCAATTTTTTGATAGGAAGAACTCTGGGATGATGGAGCAGGACAAATCCAATGGGGCCTCTGTAAATTCGCGAGATAATGAGAAAGATGCTCAAGCTTTTGATACAAGTGGGTCAGATTCCAGCCCCACACGAGGAAAGATCCACTTTGATCAAATGGGTGTTGATCGTATCAAGCGACATAGCTTTGACGAAACTGCTGAAGAGGAAAAAATCGATCCTCTACATTCTGAAGAGAAGCAGCAAAGGAAACGCAAGAGAACTGTAATGAATGATAAACAGATAGCTCTTATTGAATCTGCACTTATAGATGAACCTGATATGCACCGCAATGCACCTGTACTACGGTTGTGGGCTGATAAATTGAGTATTCAT GGTGCCGAGGTTACAACTTCAAGGCTAAAAAATTG GCTGAATAATCGGAAAGCTAGGCTGGCACGTGCAGCTAAAGATGCCCGTGTATCATATGATGGAGACAGTGCTGACAGACTAGGAATCTCTGGGCAACTTGACTCACCCCGGAGCTCTATGGATGATGCCCATATCTCATTTTCTGCAAGAGGGAACATTGCTGATGAGGTTACCAACATTGCAGTAGTAGCTAATGCGGACGAAGACTTGGGGACTCCATGTGCTGCACCTATGGATATTGAGGTTACAGACATTGAAGTGGTAGCTAATACGGACGAAGACTTGGGGACTTCACGTGCTGCACCTATGGATATTGAGGTTCCAGACATTGAAGTGGTAGCTGAAACGGACGAAGACTTGGGGACTTCACGTGCTGCACCTACGGATATTGCAACACCAAGCTTGTCCTTCGGACTGGGGCAATATGTAATGCTTGTTGACGAGAGAGGGGGGGAGGTTGGGAAAGGTGTAGTGTTTCAAATTAGTGGACAATGGTGTGGGAAAAGCTTGTATAATTCTGGCATGTGCGTTGTGGACATCAAGGAACTCTCAGTCGACAAAAGTTCCAACGTTCTACACCCTGTGGAGGGCACATGCGACTCATTTTATCAGACTGAAGAAAGATTTGGTTTGATACGAGTCTTGTGGGATGTGAACAAAGTCTTTCTCTACTTTCAGCCCGGGGAATACGTGATGCTTCGGGGCGATAAACAACAGGAGATTGGGAAGGGCACGGTTTTTCAAGCACGTGGGTATTGGAATGGGGTGTATTTGGAACAATCTGGGATGTGCGTGGTTGACATCAAGAAATTATCAATCGATAGATTTGCTGACCTTCCGCATCCAGTGGAAGCAACGGGCAACTCGTTCTATCAGTCTCAGAAAAGGATTGGTGTGATGAGAGTTCTGTGGGATTCAAACAAACTCTCCCGGTTGCAAGCTTACAAACGGGCTCATGCTTGA
- the LOC125222790 gene encoding nodulin homeobox-like isoform X3, which produces MRASNEASTSIELANSLFRGRSEVTLDLIAAVKGLHELSPQQLGKLIKDSGNNVVRHIAEDGSCIQVDLEKFARYLPLHLIAVIMAWERDKSTFKYLLCGILLLHSMCDLASRVPKIEQILLDDVKISEQLIDLVFYLLVLLGAYKQETHTIPNDMVLLHSALVACSLKLLTVIVSPQYQEVDIFMEAAFSAVCVDVKFLQTKLSAQHGDSSGSASPTAEETLNHLCQQCDSSLQFLQSLCQQKLFRECVVKNKELCGNGGVLVLVQAVMNLKLSGSDNTSSYLAATSRLKSKALSILLHLCEAESVSYLDEVASNTASQDLAKSVGLEVLDLLKKLFGIDSTQLNAPSEVSYPKGQLELNAMRLADVFSDDSNFRSFIMINFREALAAIFLLPHGEFVSGWCSSDLLVSEEDAPLDVPRSSYAHQRTSLLIKVIANLHCFNPDVCQDEKDLFLNKFIQFIQNDYQKLSDGFLSTSEADKVSTVSKNLCSLLSHAESLVPEFLNEDDVQLLRLFISQFESRIVRAASEGHLVNDEKNAVVYSLPLHREISPGHGNNVVNMGQGTLNLGFREVDQFDATRNGDEQFFDRKNSGMMEQDKSNGASVNSRDNEKDAQAFDTSGSDSSPTRGKIHFDQMGVDRIKRHSFDETAEEEKIDPLHSEEKQQRKRKRTVMNDKQIALIESALIDEPDMHRNAPVLRLWADKLSIHGAEVTTSRLKNWLNNRKARLARAAKDARVSYDGDSADRLGISGQLDSPRSSMDDAHISFSARGNIADEVTNIAVVANADEDLGTPCAAPMDIEVTDIEVVANTDEDLGTSRAAPMDIEVPDIEVVAETDEDLGTSRAAPTDIATPSLSFGLGQYVMLVDERGGEVGKGVVFQISGQWCGKSLYNSGMCVVDIKELSVDKSSNVLHPVEGTCDSFYQTEERFGLIRVLWDVNKVFLYFQPGEYVMLRGDKQQEIGKGTVFQARGYWNGVYLEQSGMCVVDIKKLSIDRFADLPHPVEATGNSFYQSQKRIGVMRVLWDSNKLSRLQAYKRAHA; this is translated from the exons ATGAGGGCATCGAACGAAGCTTCCACCAGCATTGAGCTGGCGAACAGTTTATTTCGAGGCCGATCTGAGGTG ACACTTGATTTAATTGCTGCGGTCAAGGGACTGCATGAGCTTAGTCCTCAACAGCTTGGCAAACTAATCAAAGATTCTGGGAACAATGTGGTCAGGCACATTGCTGAGGATGGATCATGTATACAG GTTGACTTGGAAAAATTTGCAAGGTATCTTCCTCTTCATCTTATTGCAGTGATTATGGCTTGGGAAAGGGACAAATCAACATTCAAGTATTTGTTATGTGGAATTCTTCTCTTGCACTCCATGTGTGATCTTGCCTCTCGGGTACCCAAAATTGAGCAG ATATTGCTTGATGATGTGAAGATATCAGAACAGCTAATTGACCTGGTCTTTTATCTGCTAGTTCTCCTTGGTGCATACAAACAG GAAACTCACACCATTCCCAATGACATGGTTCTTCTTCATTCAGCTCTGGTTGCTTGCAGTCTAAAATTGTTGACAGTCATTGTTTCTCCACAGTACCAAGAG GTGGACATATTCATGGAGGCAGCATTCTCTGCTGTTTGTGTTGATGTCAAGTTTCTGCAGACCAAACTGTCTGCTCAACATGGCGATTCATCTGGAAGTGCTTCCCCTACTGCTGAAGAGACCTTGAATCACCTTTGCCAGCAGTGTGATTCTTCTCTTCAATTTCTACAGTCCCTGTGTCAGCAAAAGTTGTTTCGGGAATGCGTTGTTAAGAACAAG GAGTTATGTGGCAATGGTGGTGTTCTTGTTCTGGTTCAGGCCGTCATGAACTTAAAGTTATCAGGCTCAGACAATACCTCCTCGTACTTGGCTGCTACCTCTCGTCTAAAATCTAAAGCTTTATCTATT CTTTTGCACCTTTGTGAAGCAGAAAGTGTATCCTACCTTGATGAGGTGGCCAGCAATACTGCTAGTCAGGATTTGGCAAAGTCTGTCGGACTCGAG GTTCTTGACTTGCTGAAAAAACTGTTTGGTATAGATTCCACACAGTTAAATGCTCCCTCTGAGGTAAGCTACCCAAAGGGGCAACTGGAACTTAATGCAATGCGCCTGGCAGATGTTTTCTCAGATGATTCAAATTTTCGATCGTTCATCATGATAAATTTT AGGGAAGCTTTAGCAGCAATCTTTCTACTCCCTCATGGAGAGTTTGTATCTGGCTGGTGCTCATCTGATCTTCTAGTTTCTGAAGAGGATGCGCCATTAGA TGTTCCTCGGTCGTCTTATGCCCATCAGAGAACGTCTTTGTTGATTAAAGTGATTGCAAACCTTCATTGCTTTAATCCTGATGTATGCCAGG ATGAGAAAGATCTGTTTCTCAACAAGTTCATTCAGTTCATACAGAATGACTATCAGAAACTGTCAGATGGGTTCCTCTCTACTTCCGAAGCTGACAAAGTTTCCACAGTTAGCAAGAACTTAT GTTCACTGTTAAGTCATGCAGAATCTTTAGTTCCAGAATTTTTGAATGAAGATGATGTACAGCTGCTGAG GTTATTTATAAGTCAATTTGAGTCGCGGATCGTTCGTGCTGCATCTGAAGGTCATCTGGTCAAT GATGAGAAAAATGCAGTGGTGTATTCTTTACCCTTACACAGAGAAATAAGCCCAGGTCATGGAAATAATGTTGTCAACATGGGACAGGGCACACTGAACCTTGGTTTCCGAGAAGTGGATCAATTTGATGCAACCAGGAATGGGGATGAGCAATTTTTTGATAGGAAGAACTCTGGGATGATGGAGCAGGACAAATCCAATGGGGCCTCTGTAAATTCGCGAGATAATGAGAAAGATGCTCAAGCTTTTGATACAAGTGGGTCAGATTCCAGCCCCACACGAGGAAAGATCCACTTTGATCAAATGGGTGTTGATCGTATCAAGCGACATAGCTTTGACGAAACTGCTGAAGAGGAAAAAATCGATCCTCTACATTCTGAAGAGAAGCAGCAAAGGAAACGCAAGAGAACTGTAATGAATGATAAACAGATAGCTCTTATTGAATCTGCACTTATAGATGAACCTGATATGCACCGCAATGCACCTGTACTACGGTTGTGGGCTGATAAATTGAGTATTCAT GGTGCCGAGGTTACAACTTCAAGGCTAAAAAATTG GCTGAATAATCGGAAAGCTAGGCTGGCACGTGCAGCTAAAGATGCCCGTGTATCATATGATGGAGACAGTGCTGACAGACTAGGAATCTCTGGGCAACTTGACTCACCCCGGAGCTCTATGGATGATGCCCATATCTCATTTTCTGCAAGAGGGAACATTGCTGATGAGGTTACCAACATTGCAGTAGTAGCTAATGCGGACGAAGACTTGGGGACTCCATGTGCTGCACCTATGGATATTGAGGTTACAGACATTGAAGTGGTAGCTAATACGGACGAAGACTTGGGGACTTCACGTGCTGCACCTATGGATATTGAGGTTCCAGACATTGAAGTGGTAGCTGAAACGGACGAAGACTTGGGGACTTCACGTGCTGCACCTACGGATATTGCAACACCAAGCTTGTCCTTCGGACTGGGGCAATATGTAATGCTTGTTGACGAGAGAGGGGGGGAGGTTGGGAAAGGTGTAGTGTTTCAAATTAGTGGACAATGGTGTGGGAAAAGCTTGTATAATTCTGGCATGTGCGTTGTGGACATCAAGGAACTCTCAGTCGACAAAAGTTCCAACGTTCTACACCCTGTGGAGGGCACATGCGACTCATTTTATCAGACTGAAGAAAGATTTGGTTTGATACGAGTCTTGTGGGATGTGAACAAAGTCTTTCTCTACTTTCAGCCCGGGGAATACGTGATGCTTCGGGGCGATAAACAACAGGAGATTGGGAAGGGCACGGTTTTTCAAGCACGTGGGTATTGGAATGGGGTGTATTTGGAACAATCTGGGATGTGCGTGGTTGACATCAAGAAATTATCAATCGATAGATTTGCTGACCTTCCGCATCCAGTGGAAGCAACGGGCAACTCGTTCTATCAGTCTCAGAAAAGGATTGGTGTGATGAGAGTTCTGTGGGATTCAAACAAACTCTCCCGGTTGCAAGCTTACAAACGGGCTCATGCTTGA